The DNA window GAGCAAGACCATGTTGCGGGCGTTGGCCTTCCAGACTGCGGCAAAGGTGTCGCCGATGACGGGCACGGCGCCTATAACCGCGTCGAGCACGGCGTTGTAAACCATGAGAAGGAGCGTCTTTCTGGGGGCGCCGAGGCGGGCGGCCTCCAAGATGAGCACGCTCGCGAGCACGAGGCCCACCGCGTCGCCGATGCCCGGAATCAGGCCAATAATGGGGTCTAAGCCGATACGGTAGTTGATGACGGGTAAGCGAACCGAGTTGTCGAGCAAGAAGGCGTAACGCCCCAAGCGCTTTAGCGCGGCCTCCTGCTGTCGTGACGGGGCTGGAGAGGACAAGGGGCTAGACCTGTTGGAGCCCGCGCCCGTCCCAGCCCGCGTAGG is part of the Deinococcota bacterium genome and encodes:
- a CDS encoding DUF4112 domain-containing protein, translated to MGRYAFLLDNSVRLPVINYRIGLDPIIGLIPGIGDAVGLVLASVLILEAARLGAPRKTLLLMVYNAVLDAVIGAVPVIGDTFAAVWKANARNMVLLERHLDPAAPRRSVSRRGLIPFIVAVTATLALALAALAYVLFWLSGFFR